From one Streptomyces mobaraensis genomic stretch:
- a CDS encoding type I polyketide synthase, translating into MTADLGQTRQRLRETEERQREPLAIVAMACRYPGGVTSPEELWDLVASRGDAIEAFPADRGWDVENLYHPDPDHPGTSYVREAGFLRDATRFDADFFGVNPREALAADPQQRVLLEVAWELFERAGIDPASLKDSPTGVYAGVSSQDYMSRSRVPAEVEGYATTGTLSSVISGRIAYTFGLAGPAVTLDTACSASLVAIHLAAQALRQGECELALAGGVTVLSTPTAYVEFSRQRGLSPDGRCKPFAAAADGTGFSEGVGLVLLERLSDARRNGHRVLGVIRGSAVNQDGASNGLTAPNDAAQERVIRQALANARVTPDTVDAVEAHGTGTTLGDPIEAQALLATYGKERADDRPLWLGSVKSNIGHTQAAAGVAGVIKMVMAMRHGELPASLHIDRPTPHVEWEGGGVRLLTDPVPWPRADRPRRAGVSSFGISGTNAHLILEQAPDEADEPVERADAAPDGAVVPWVVSARSRDALRAQAGRLSEAVGDAGDVRDVGWSLLRTRSLFEHRAVVVAAEQAERVAALEALAVGESHAGLVGPGVVRGGRTVWLFSGQGSQLVGMGSGLYERFPVFAGAFDEVCGLLEGELEGSLKDVVFGGPQDRLDHTMWAQAGLFALQVGLARLWESVGIRPDVVIGHSVGEIAAAYVAGVFDLADACRVVGARARLMGALPEGGAMCAVQATPEELAGDLEGSGVSVAAVNTPDSTVISGPADAVERIAATWSAQGRKTKALSVSHAFHSALMEPMLPDFADALAEVRFKAPAIPLISNVTGLPADEEIASPDYWVRHVRQPVLFRQAIAHVADQAGVFVELGPAPVLTTAAQHTLDGVVEAEAPEPVVTASLHSAQPDDVAFTQAVARLHTAGAAVDWSGWFPADPAPRTVDLPTYAFQGRRFWLADILAPEAASQADGDEAGFWAAVEGEDVQALCDTLHLKDDERRSALESVFPALSAWRRERREQSVVDSWRYRVDWQPVPLSDSTASGSGPWLIVAPSQGADAWVRACLDALEGAGVSAVLVEAGPCPGRPDLAELLRSGRAGLPDGTAPAGVLSLLALAERPAEASLALFQALLDAGFDAPLWCATRGAVSCGETDPVVSPEQAAVWGLGRVAALEHPEAWGGLVDLPAAPERRAVGPLPAVLCGDAGEDQVALRPAGVLGRRLVPDAASAGGAGEGWRPHGAVLVTGGVGRLADHVVRWLAGRGAEHVVLVDPDGAGGPRREAELNAEVAEHGTLVTVVRTPEEAAGVRVRTVIHTSLPGWPAPLAEITPDDLTSAVSAATALGEPVGAGPVETVLFFSSLAATLGSREHGAHAAANACLDALARQHRPEGPRIVSVGWGIWDLPDDGDLALRQTGLSRRQGLPPLEPRLALGALHTLLDGGGDGGGGGGHAVVADIEWERFAPLFTLSRPTRLLDGVPAARRVLDAGPEAGDGADVAELRRELAALPARERAGALLKTVRTQVAAVLRYEPGQDVDPERAFKDLGFDSLVVVELRNRLRAATGLRLPATLVYDYPTPRALAEHLLERILPDGGAAELPVAAHLDELDAALADLAADDPRRRGLIRRLQALLWKHPDAAAPAASDGGAGAGGEEDLSAASADDMFALIDREWGGR; encoded by the coding sequence GTGACGGCGGATCTGGGACAGACCCGTCAGCGCCTGCGCGAGACGGAGGAGCGGCAGCGGGAACCGCTGGCCATCGTCGCGATGGCCTGCCGGTACCCCGGCGGTGTGACGTCGCCGGAGGAACTGTGGGACCTGGTCGCCTCGCGTGGCGACGCCATCGAGGCGTTCCCGGCCGACCGCGGCTGGGACGTGGAGAACCTGTACCACCCCGACCCGGATCACCCGGGCACCAGCTATGTGAGGGAGGCCGGCTTCCTGCGGGACGCCACGCGCTTCGACGCCGACTTCTTCGGCGTCAACCCGCGGGAGGCGCTGGCCGCCGACCCGCAGCAGCGGGTGCTCCTGGAAGTGGCCTGGGAACTGTTCGAGCGCGCGGGCATCGACCCGGCCTCCCTCAAGGACAGCCCGACGGGCGTGTACGCGGGGGTGTCCAGCCAGGACTACATGTCCCGGTCCCGGGTGCCCGCCGAAGTGGAGGGGTACGCCACCACGGGCACCCTCTCCAGCGTCATCTCCGGTCGTATCGCCTACACCTTCGGCCTCGCGGGCCCCGCGGTCACGCTCGACACCGCGTGCTCGGCGTCGCTGGTCGCGATCCACCTGGCGGCGCAGGCGCTGCGGCAGGGCGAGTGCGAGCTGGCCCTCGCGGGCGGCGTCACCGTGCTGTCCACGCCCACCGCGTACGTCGAGTTCTCCCGCCAGCGGGGCCTGTCACCGGACGGCCGCTGCAAGCCGTTCGCCGCCGCGGCCGACGGCACCGGATTCTCCGAGGGCGTCGGCCTCGTCCTGCTGGAACGCCTCTCCGACGCCCGCCGCAACGGGCACCGCGTACTCGGCGTCATCCGCGGATCCGCCGTCAACCAGGACGGCGCGAGCAACGGCCTCACCGCCCCCAACGACGCCGCCCAGGAACGGGTGATCCGCCAGGCCCTGGCCAACGCCCGGGTCACCCCGGACACCGTCGACGCCGTGGAGGCACACGGCACCGGGACGACGCTGGGCGACCCCATCGAGGCGCAGGCGCTCCTCGCCACGTACGGCAAGGAGCGCGCCGACGACCGGCCGCTGTGGCTGGGCTCGGTCAAGTCCAACATCGGCCACACCCAGGCCGCCGCCGGCGTCGCCGGTGTGATCAAGATGGTGATGGCGATGCGGCACGGGGAACTGCCCGCCTCGCTGCACATCGACCGCCCCACGCCCCATGTGGAGTGGGAGGGCGGGGGAGTGCGGCTGCTCACCGACCCCGTGCCGTGGCCACGCGCCGACCGGCCCCGGCGGGCGGGCGTCTCCTCCTTCGGCATCAGCGGCACCAACGCCCACCTCATCCTGGAACAGGCCCCCGACGAAGCGGACGAGCCGGTGGAGCGCGCCGACGCCGCCCCGGACGGTGCCGTCGTGCCGTGGGTGGTCTCGGCCCGCAGCCGGGACGCGTTGCGGGCGCAGGCGGGCCGCTTGAGCGAGGCCGTGGGCGATGCTGGTGATGTACGTGATGTGGGTTGGTCGTTGTTGCGTACACGGTCGTTGTTCGAGCATCGGGCCGTTGTGGTCGCTGCGGAGCAAGCGGAGCGGGTGGCCGCGCTTGAGGCGTTGGCGGTGGGGGAGTCGCATGCGGGGTTGGTGGGTCCGGGCGTGGTGCGTGGGGGGAGGACGGTGTGGCTCTTCAGTGGTCAGGGGAGTCAGCTGGTGGGGATGGGGTCGGGGTTGTATGAGCGGTTCCCGGTGTTCGCGGGGGCGTTCGATGAGGTGTGTGGGCTGTTGGAGGGGGAGCTTGAGGGGTCGCTGAAGGACGTCGTCTTCGGTGGCCCTCAAGATCGTTTGGATCACACGATGTGGGCGCAGGCGGGGTTGTTCGCGCTCCAGGTGGGGTTGGCCCGGTTGTGGGAGTCGGTGGGGATACGTCCTGATGTGGTGATCGGTCATTCGGTCGGTGAGATCGCTGCCGCGTATGTGGCGGGTGTGTTCGATCTGGCGGATGCGTGCCGGGTGGTGGGTGCCCGGGCGCGGTTGATGGGCGCGCTGCCCGAGGGTGGTGCGATGTGTGCGGTGCAGGCCACCCCTGAGGAACTCGCCGGCGACCTGGAGGGCTCGGGGGTGAGTGTCGCTGCGGTGAACACCCCCGACTCCACCGTGATTTCCGGCCCTGCCGATGCTGTGGAGCGGATCGCTGCCACATGGTCCGCCCAGGGACGCAAGACGAAAGCGCTCTCCGTCAGCCACGCGTTTCACTCGGCGCTGATGGAGCCCATGCTCCCGGACTTCGCCGACGCGCTGGCCGAGGTGAGGTTCAAGGCTCCTGCGATCCCGTTGATCAGCAATGTGACCGGTCTCCCTGCCGATGAAGAGATCGCGTCTCCCGACTACTGGGTGCGTCATGTTCGCCAGCCGGTTCTCTTCCGGCAGGCCATCGCGCACGTCGCCGACCAGGCCGGGGTGTTCGTGGAGCTGGGTCCGGCTCCGGTGTTGACCACCGCCGCCCAGCACACCCTCGACGGCGTCGTCGAAGCCGAGGCGCCGGAGCCGGTCGTGACCGCCTCGCTGCACTCCGCGCAGCCGGACGACGTGGCGTTCACGCAGGCGGTGGCCCGGCTGCACACGGCCGGGGCCGCCGTGGACTGGTCGGGCTGGTTCCCGGCCGACCCCGCCCCCCGTACCGTCGACCTGCCCACGTACGCCTTCCAGGGCCGGCGTTTCTGGCTGGCGGACATCCTGGCCCCCGAGGCGGCGTCCCAGGCGGACGGTGACGAGGCCGGTTTCTGGGCGGCCGTGGAAGGCGAGGACGTCCAGGCGCTCTGCGACACCCTGCACCTCAAGGACGACGAGCGCAGGTCGGCGTTGGAGTCCGTCTTCCCCGCCCTCTCCGCGTGGCGGCGCGAGCGGCGTGAGCAGTCCGTCGTCGACTCCTGGCGCTACCGCGTCGACTGGCAGCCTGTCCCCCTCTCCGACTCCACCGCTTCCGGATCCGGCCCCTGGCTGATCGTCGCCCCCTCCCAGGGCGCCGACGCCTGGGTCCGCGCCTGCCTGGACGCGCTGGAGGGGGCCGGGGTTTCGGCGGTGCTCGTCGAGGCGGGCCCGTGCCCGGGGCGGCCGGACCTCGCGGAGCTGCTCCGCTCCGGCCGGGCCGGACTCCCGGACGGTACCGCCCCTGCGGGCGTGCTGTCCCTGCTCGCGCTCGCCGAACGGCCCGCCGAGGCGTCGTTGGCGCTCTTCCAGGCCCTGCTGGACGCCGGGTTCGACGCACCCCTGTGGTGCGCCACCCGCGGTGCCGTCTCCTGCGGGGAGACCGATCCCGTCGTCTCCCCGGAGCAGGCGGCGGTGTGGGGCCTCGGGCGGGTGGCCGCCCTGGAGCATCCCGAGGCGTGGGGCGGCCTGGTGGACCTGCCCGCCGCCCCGGAGCGGCGGGCGGTGGGACCGCTCCCCGCGGTCCTGTGCGGGGACGCCGGCGAGGACCAGGTCGCGCTGCGCCCGGCCGGGGTTCTCGGCCGCCGCCTGGTGCCCGACGCGGCGTCCGCCGGCGGTGCCGGGGAGGGCTGGCGGCCGCACGGTGCCGTGCTCGTGACGGGCGGTGTCGGGCGGCTGGCGGACCACGTGGTGCGCTGGCTGGCCGGCCGCGGCGCCGAACACGTCGTCCTCGTGGACCCGGACGGCGCCGGGGGTCCCCGGCGGGAAGCCGAGCTGAACGCCGAAGTAGCCGAACACGGAACCCTGGTGACCGTGGTACGGACGCCGGAAGAGGCGGCGGGCGTACGGGTGCGGACGGTCATCCACACCTCGCTGCCGGGCTGGCCCGCCCCCTTGGCGGAGATCACGCCCGACGACCTGACCTCGGCCGTGTCCGCCGCCACGGCACTTGGTGAACCGGTCGGTGCCGGACCGGTGGAGACCGTGTTGTTCTTCTCGTCCCTGGCGGCCACTCTCGGCAGCAGGGAGCACGGTGCCCACGCCGCCGCCAACGCCTGCCTCGATGCCCTGGCCCGGCAGCACCGGCCCGAGGGCCCGCGGATCGTCTCCGTAGGCTGGGGCATCTGGGACCTGCCGGACGACGGGGATCTCGCCCTCCGGCAGACCGGTCTGTCGCGGCGGCAGGGGCTGCCCCCGCTGGAACCCCGGCTGGCGCTCGGCGCGCTGCACACCCTGCTCGACGGTGGCGGCGACGGTGGTGGCGGTGGCGGGCACGCGGTGGTCGCGGACATCGAGTGGGAACGCTTCGCCCCGCTGTTCACCCTCTCCCGGCCCACCCGGCTCCTCGACGGGGTGCCGGCCGCCCGGCGGGTGCTCGACGCCGGGCCGGAGGCCGGTGACGGGGCGGACGTCGCCGAGCTGCGGCGCGAGCTGGCCGCCCTGCCGGCGCGGGAGCGGGCCGGCGCGCTGCTGAAGACGGTCCGTACGCAGGTGGCGGCCGTGCTGCGGTACGAGCCGGGGCAGGACGTCGATCCCGAACGGGCCTTCAAGGACCTGGGCTTCGACTCCCTCGTGGTCGTCGAGCTGCGCAACCGGCTGCGCGCGGCCACCGGGCTGCGGCTGCCCGCCACGCTCGTCTACGACTACCCGACGCCCCGCGCCCTCGCCGAGCACCTGCTGGAGCGGATCCTGCCCGACGGCGGTGCGGCGGAGCTGCCGGTGGCCGCCCATCTCGACGAGCTGGACGCCGCGTTGGCGGACCTCGCCGCGGACGACCCCCGCCGCCGGGGCCTGATCCGCCGCCTCCAGGCGCTGCTGTGGAAGCACCCCGACGCCGCCGCCCCGGCCGCGTCGGACGGCGGGGCCGGGGCGGGCGGCGAGGAGGACCTGTCCGCGGCGAGCGCCGACGACATGTTCGCGCTGATCGACCGCGAGTGGGGCGGGCGCTGA
- a CDS encoding nuclear transport factor 2 family protein: MNEFTRKQRALEHSRRINAGDVDAVLELYAPDAVLEDPVGLPPLTGHGELRAHYARLLGAHVHEEAAEPVAGQDGTHVLLQVTSVMDYLPDGPLYAGRGWLKAPDDPRTARIRRAAMLVMRLDRSGLVEHVKAYWGTSDLTVLG; this comes from the coding sequence ATGAACGAGTTCACCCGCAAGCAGCGGGCCCTGGAGCACAGCCGTCGGATCAACGCCGGGGACGTCGACGCGGTCCTGGAGCTGTACGCCCCCGACGCCGTCCTGGAGGACCCGGTCGGCCTGCCGCCGCTCACCGGCCACGGGGAACTGCGCGCCCACTACGCGCGTCTGCTCGGCGCCCACGTCCACGAGGAGGCGGCCGAGCCGGTCGCCGGGCAGGACGGCACCCACGTCCTGCTGCAGGTCACCTCCGTCATGGACTACCTGCCCGACGGCCCGCTGTACGCCGGACGCGGCTGGCTCAAGGCCCCCGACGACCCCCGGACGGCCCGCATCCGGCGCGCCGCCATGCTCGTGATGCGCCTGGACAGGTCCGGGCTCGTCGAGCACGTGAAGGCGTACTGGGGCACATCCGATCTCACGGTCCTCGGCTGA
- a CDS encoding NAD(P)/FAD-dependent oxidoreductase, with product MTTTRLAHAVVLGASMAGTLAAHVLARHAETVTVVERDELPEEARHRKGVPQGRHAHLLWSNGAHLIEDLLPGTTDRLLAAGARRLGFPADLVTLTGQGWQHRFPATQFALLASRPLLDLTVRQGALTRRNITVLQRTEAVDLTGDAGRVTGVVVRDIDSGRRTALEADLVIDATGRGSRLKQWLAALGAPAPEEDVVDAGVAYATRFFQAPPGATTGFPAVNIAADDNVREPGRFGVVYPIEGGRWIVTLSCTRGARLPSTEEEFLPFARDLRHPVIADLLRDAEPLTPLYGSRSAANRRLYPERLDRWPDGLLVLGDSLTAFNPIYGHGMSSAARCAVTLDRELGQGAPSGTGDGHRIQKAIGAAVDDPWILAASKDIDYVNCRVDATDPRLVGVDTEQRLRFADAITAASIRVPEASEIVTDVMSLNAPQSELGSNRFLLAMRTGERRPELTAPPFTAEELAVVGLDASVLTPAAAGSAPVG from the coding sequence GTGACCACCACCCGACTCGCCCACGCCGTCGTCCTGGGCGCCAGCATGGCAGGGACCCTCGCGGCCCATGTGCTGGCCCGCCACGCCGAGACCGTCACCGTCGTGGAGCGCGACGAACTGCCCGAGGAGGCCCGGCACCGCAAGGGCGTGCCGCAGGGCCGCCACGCCCATCTGCTGTGGTCCAACGGGGCACACCTCATAGAGGACCTGCTGCCCGGCACCACCGACCGCCTCCTCGCGGCGGGGGCCCGCCGGCTCGGCTTCCCCGCGGATCTGGTCACCCTCACCGGGCAGGGCTGGCAACACCGCTTCCCCGCCACGCAGTTCGCCCTGCTCGCCAGCCGTCCTCTGCTCGACCTGACGGTACGTCAGGGGGCGCTGACGCGGCGCAACATCACCGTTCTGCAGCGCACCGAGGCCGTCGACCTCACCGGCGACGCGGGACGGGTCACCGGCGTGGTCGTCCGCGACATCGACAGCGGGCGGCGGACCGCGCTGGAAGCCGACCTGGTGATCGACGCCACCGGGCGCGGCTCCCGGCTCAAGCAGTGGCTCGCGGCGCTCGGCGCGCCCGCGCCGGAAGAGGACGTCGTGGACGCCGGCGTCGCCTACGCGACCCGCTTCTTCCAGGCCCCGCCCGGGGCGACGACGGGCTTCCCCGCCGTGAACATCGCCGCCGACGACAACGTCCGCGAGCCCGGCCGCTTCGGCGTCGTCTACCCCATCGAGGGCGGCCGCTGGATCGTGACGCTCTCCTGCACCCGCGGCGCCCGGCTCCCCTCCACCGAGGAGGAGTTCCTGCCGTTCGCGAGGGACCTCCGGCACCCGGTCATCGCCGACCTGCTGCGCGACGCCGAACCGCTCACCCCCCTCTACGGCTCCCGCTCCGCCGCCAACCGGCGCCTGTACCCGGAACGGCTCGACCGGTGGCCCGACGGACTGCTGGTCCTCGGCGACTCCCTGACGGCCTTCAATCCGATCTACGGGCACGGCATGAGCTCGGCCGCGCGCTGCGCCGTCACCCTGGACCGGGAGCTCGGGCAGGGCGCCCCCTCCGGGACGGGAGACGGGCACCGGATACAGAAGGCGATCGGCGCGGCCGTCGACGACCCCTGGATCCTGGCGGCGTCCAAGGACATCGACTACGTCAACTGCCGCGTGGACGCGACGGACCCGCGGCTCGTCGGCGTCGACACCGAGCAGCGCCTCCGGTTCGCCGACGCCATCACGGCGGCGTCGATCCGCGTCCCGGAGGCGTCGGAGATCGTCACGGACGTGATGAGCCTGAACGCGCCCCAGTCGGAGCTGGGTTCCAACCGCTTCCTGCTGGCCATGCGCACCGGCGAACGCCGCCCGGAGCTGACCGCGCCGCCGTTCACCGCGGAGGAGCTGGCGGTGGTGGGCCTCGACGCGTCGGTCCTCACGCCGGCGGCGGCGGGGTCGGCGCCTGTGGGGTAG
- a CDS encoding nuclear transport factor 2 family protein encodes MPDEAARKKMALDYAQRINAGDIEGVLDLFADDIVFEDPVGRPPMVGKEDLRRHLELAVSCGTHEVPGPPMTSMDDRFVVTPTVVTVRKPRPMTFRIVGIVELDENGLGRRVQAFWGVTDVTMDTVADTAGDTAVDEPDAVGTASGTDPAHPEGNRA; translated from the coding sequence ATGCCCGACGAGGCCGCGCGAAAGAAGATGGCACTCGACTACGCCCAACGCATCAACGCCGGCGACATCGAGGGCGTCCTCGACCTGTTCGCGGACGACATCGTCTTCGAGGACCCGGTGGGACGGCCGCCGATGGTCGGCAAGGAGGATCTGCGCCGCCATCTCGAACTGGCCGTCTCCTGCGGGACGCACGAGGTGCCGGGCCCGCCGATGACCTCGATGGACGACCGTTTCGTCGTGACGCCGACCGTCGTCACCGTGCGGAAGCCCCGGCCGATGACCTTCCGCATCGTCGGCATCGTCGAACTCGACGAGAACGGGCTGGGCCGCCGGGTCCAGGCGTTCTGGGGAGTGACGGACGTGACCATGGACACGGTCGCCGACACGGCCGGGGACACGGCCGTGGACGAACCCGACGCGGTCGGCACGGCATCCGGCACCGACCCCGCCCACCCCGAAGGGAACCGCGCGTGA